GTCAGGGTAGCTTAACGAATCGGGCCGCGATTAAAATTGCTCCTACAGTTTCAATAGTGGTTTTTGCAGGAGCAATTGTTTTTCGCTTCGTACTTGGCAGGGCCCCGGTATAATCGCGACTTCTATTCCAAGCAATACAGATGCGAAACTGTTCTGAGATAGAGCCGCTCATTATCCACGATCGGTGTTGCGTGGGTTGGTTGATTGATCAGCGTGCGTCCGAGGATCTCAAAAGAATCATCCACCTTGAAGGTTACTACATCTGCCCTGCGCGAGACTGCGAGAATGCGATCGTCAATCTGGATGGGGGAGCTGAAAAACGTGTCGCGAAGATTTCCTTTCCAGATCTCATTTCCGGTGGGGGCATCGATACAGGTGGCTATGCCACCGTCGCTGACTAGGAAAAGTTGATCCCCTTTTGCCACAGGTGTGGGGACGTAGGGTGCGGATTTGCGAATTTTGTATGCCACCTCCGCTTCTTGATTCGGACCTGAAGGGGGTCGAACTGCAACGAATGAGTGAGCAGCATTTCCAGCACCACAACTGGCGAAGATTAAACCTCCTGCAAGCATGGGTGAACTAATGGTTCTTTGCGGAAACAAGTCTGGCACTTGCCATAACAGTTTCCCGGTTCTGGGATCCAGCGCCGTCATGCCGCTGGATGCAGAGTTGAAAATGACTTGTGTTTCTCCATCATACCCAGTGTAGAGGAGGGGAGTGCTGTAGGAGGTCTTACCTTTTGGGTCCCAAGGCCGGTCGACCGACCAGATCGTTTCGCCAGTCATGCGGTCGAGTGCATGCAATGCGCTGGGGCCGCGACAATCATTTCCTATCAGTACCATATTCTCGAATACGATGGGTGAGATACCTCCGCCATGTTGAGTATTGTGTTTGCCCAAGTCGCGTTGCCATGCGCCTTTCCCATCGTGGTTGACCGCAGCGATTTGGAAACGATCGGCATCACTCCAGGCGATGTAGACATGGTGTTCGTCCACCGCTGGAGTGGCTGACGCAAAGGTATTGAATTGGTGCAGCTTTCTATCGGATGCTTCAAACTGTAATGACCAGAGCTCTTTGCCGGTTTCTTTATTGAGGCATAAGAGTAATGAGTCAGGCTGCCCTCCATCGCTACTGGTCACGTAGAGCTGGTCATCCCAAATGATGGGCGATGAGTGACCGTCTCCTGGGAGCTCGATCGTCCACTTATAATCATCCTCGGACCAACTAGCTGGAAGTTCGGGTGCGGAGTAGATGCCTGCTCCGTCGGGCCCACGAAAACGGTTGGAGCTTTGTTTTGCTGCCAGGAAGGAGAAGGATAACAAAAATATTAGGGGAAGGAAGATCTGTTTCATAAGATAGATGTGACTAGCTAATTGGCGGGTAGGGGATATAAGCTAGAGGTCTATCTGCTCTCAAACAAGCCTTAGTGTGTTTTAAAAGCAGAGGTCCTAATTCAAACTGTAGGAGCAAATGGTTGTTCTCTTCGCTGTCTGCTAAAGCCTCGGTGATTTGCGATCTGTAAGTCTGTTGAGGTTCAGGTCGCGAACAAGTTCGCTGCTGCTATCGGCCGGATATTTCCAACATTTAACACCGATTGTTTCTCCATTGGTTGGTGTTTATCTCTTAAGACAAATCGAGTAAGTCTCCCCACGAGACTGACTCAATTTCTCTCTTCCGTCACGCGGATCAACTACTATCCGCGTGCGTGTTTTACTCTGACTATATGAAATTATTTTGGGGTTCTTGCACGACGTCCTTCGCCACCTCCAGGACCCCCTCGTCCGCGACGGTTGCCCATTGTGAATTCATCGGGTGCTATTTTTCCGTCCTCGTTCTTGTCCATTTGTTCGAGCATATCTTCGGCCGTTGGCATCCCTCTTCCTCCTCGTCCGCGTTGCCCTTCACCTGCTTGTGGAGCAGGTGCATCGTTGTCCGCGTTGGCTGCTGGGGGACCTCCTCGTCCACCTCTGCCACGGCCGGGCATGTTGTCGCGAAATGCTGTGATTTCTTTAAGGTCTAGGAAGCCATCTTCGTTGGTGTCGGCTTGTGCGAATATTTGAGCGGGATCGGGACGCTGTGGGCGTTCTGGACGTTCACGATCTTGAGCTGCCAGGGATGATATCCCTGCGGTTAAAATGAGTAGGACTATGGTAGTCTTCATGTTGTTTTTCCTCCGATATGTTGGTATTAGGTTTTGTTATTTGCGGTATGTAATGAGAACTGCCTTCAGGATGATGTGGTTACATTTATTTGAAATCGCTTTGTGTTACATTGCTGTGTCCGAAATATGGGTACGGGTGATGTGATGTAGGTTTGATTTTTTTTAATGGTTTACAGCGATGCCCTTTAAAGAGAGAGTATTCCTGCTTCTCCCATCCCATTACTCAAATGCATTTAAATAAAACGACGCTTCTCTTCTTAATATCTCTCTTTGCCTACCATCACTGGTGTTCTGCTGATACGGATCACCTGAAAACCGATGCCCCGAAAGCTCAACTGTTTGAAGGCATGGGCTCCCACACCATGGCGATCACCACCCATTCCGCGGAAGCGCAGGATTATTTTAACCAGGGGCTAGCCTGGATGCATGCATTTAATCACGATGAGGCGATCCGATCCTTTGCTCGGGCTGCCCAGCTGGATCCGGAATGCTCTATGGCCTGGTGGGGGATCTCTTTGAGTGAAGGTCCAAATTACAATGCCCCCGTGATGGATGACGAGCGTTCAAAAAATGCCTGAGGTGCCCTTCAGGAAGCGATGGCTAGAATGGACGGTGCATCAAGTCTGGAGCGGGATTTGATTGAGGCTTTGTCGCACCGTTACGCCGATCCTTGGCGGAGAGAACACATTTGGAACAAGCTTACGCCGATGCTATGGCTGAAGTGTGGGCTGATTATCCCGACAACTCTGATGTGGGTGCTATGTATGCTGAATCCTTGATGATTCAAAGGCCCTGGAAGCTATATGATATCAACCGAGAATCAATCGGGGACACACCAAAGATTTTATCCGTTCTTGAACGAGTGATGGAAATGGACCCCGGGCATCCGGGTGTTTTTCATTTGTATGTGCATGCCGTGGAACCTGGCTCGTAGCCGGCACGGGCACTCGCTGCAGCCGATCATCTGAGGAACTTGATGCCAGGGGCAGGACACATGTTACATATGCCTTCTCATATTTATGTTCAGACAGGGCATTGGGATCGGTCGGTGGTTCAGAACGACAAGGCTTTAAAACAGGACGATCACTATCGCGTGTTGTCACCTGAGCAAACCATTCAGAATATGTATATGGTGCACAACGCGCATATGTTGGCCTTTTCAGCCATGATGGTGGGGCGTGAAGCTGATGCCATGAACGCGGCCCGAAAAATGTGGACGATTATTCCACCGGAAGTACTCGAAGGAGTCGCTCCCTTTGTCGATCGCTGGATGAGCTAGGTCTACGATGTTCAAAAACGCTTTGGTCGTTGGGATGATATATTGGCTGAGCCGGCACCTCCTGCCTTTCTGAAAATTACCACCGCACAGTGGCGCGCTCACCGGGCGATTGCCTGTGCCGCCCAAAAAGATTTTGTGGGTGCCGAAAATGAACAAGCGGAGTTTTTAAAAGCCAAATCAGCTTTACCTGAAGACAGTCCCTTCGGTCGCGATATGGCACGCAAAGTTCTAGATGTGAGCGAACACTTTATTGCTGGAGAAATCGCTTT
This genomic stretch from Opitutia bacterium ISCC 52 harbors:
- a CDS encoding PQQ-binding-like beta-propeller repeat protein translates to MKQIFLPLIFLLSFSFLAAKQSSNRFRGPDGAGIYSAPELPASWSEDDYKWTIELPGDGHSSPIIWDDQLYVTSSDGGQPDSLLLCLNKETGKELWSLQFEASDRKLHQFNTFASATPAVDEHHVYIAWSDADRFQIAAVNHDGKGAWQRDLGKHNTQHGGGISPIVFENMVLIGNDCRGPSALHALDRMTGETIWSVDRPWDPKGKTSYSTPLLYTGYDGETQVIFNSASSGMTALDPRTGKLLWQVPDLFPQRTISSPMLAGGLIFASCGAGNAAHSFVAVRPPSGPNQEAEVAYKIRKSAPYVPTPVAKGDQLFLVSDGGIATCIDAPTGNEIWKGNLRDTFFSSPIQIDDRILAVSRRADVVTFKVDDSFEILGRTLINQPTHATPIVDNERLYLRTVSHLYCLE
- a CDS encoding tetratricopeptide repeat protein, producing the protein MHLNKTTLLFLISLFAYHHWCSADTDHLKTDAPKAQLFEGMGSHTMAITTHSAEAQDYFNQGLAWMHAFNHDEAIRSFARAAQLDPECSMAWWGISLSEGPNYNAPVMDDERSKNA